The nucleotide sequence CGTTTGAGACCTGATTCGTGACGATCGCACCTGCTCCCGAGAACAGCAGGATGAACGTGCCGAAGATTTCCGCATAATATTTTTGCATCAGTTGTCAGTTCCAGGGTGCGAGTGCGAAAGTTTAGTCGTTTTCAGGACGCGCTGGATTTAACCAGTGTCCCGAGGGATCGGCGCCAGAGACAATCACGCCTTTGGCATTCCAGTCCATGCCGGCCCGGACGTCGGCAGCACAGTATCTAAGGGTCAGGCCACAACGCCTGCGATCCGACTGGTTGGCTTCCGAGCCATGCAGCAACAGATCGGAGTGAATCGAAATTTCGCCGGCCTGCAGCGTGTCATCAACGGGAGTGCCGTACTGCTCTGCGTTTTCGATGGTCTGGTTGAGTACGTTGTCTTCATGCGAACCACTGGGGCGATAGGTCATGTGGCCGTGGTGATGACTGCCGGCGATGAAACGCATGTTGGCATTTTCCGGGTCGGCATCATCAATGGCCAGCCAGACCGTGACGGCTTTGGAAGGGGAGAGCGGCCAGTAGCTGGCATCCTGGTGCCAGGCCACCGATTTCCCATCCTGGGGCATTTTACAGAAAAAGTGAGATCCCCAGGCGATGACATTTTCCCCCAGCAGGTCTTTGACATATGCGACGATTTGGGGGTGCGTCAGCAGGTCGTAGACTTTGCCATATTTCATGTGTGCGGTGCTGATGGAATAACTGTCACCGCCGGCGGCAATCACGGATTCCAGCAGACGGTCGAAGTACTCCCGATTTTCCTGAACTTCCTGTTCGTTGAAGACAGGCAGGCTGCGCAGGTAACCATCCTGGTTGAACTGTTCAATCTGGCTGGATGTGAGTACTTGGGGATCAGTGGTTGTAGAAGGGTAGAATTTCAGGTCGCGTTCGATCTGTGATAATTCGTCTTCAAGCGGAACAGCCTTGAATTCTTTCGATTCAGCCATGAGGTATCTCTATCTGTTCAGAAATAAGAGTGAATCAGCCAAAAGCTGGATGCAGGACACGGAACCCCGGCGGGGGAATCGTTCTCTATTGTAAATAGGGACAGGTCCCGGAACAACTTAGAAGTGGTTGTTCTGTACGAAAGCAGGTATTGTGCGGGAAGAGCGTGATGCGATCTGAATGCCTGATTCAGGAAGTGCTCGTTGTTTTATCCGGCTTGGCTTTGGTTTTCGACGTGTTCGCTGGTGCTGTTGAAGTCGATTTACGGCTGGCGGCACTGGCGGCGAGCCCTTCTGCAGAGATGAGGTGTACCAGGTCCTGGGCGGACTGATCCATTTCCATGACGAGCCCATCAACGCGGCCGGCCAGGTACATATACATGATCAGCGAGGGGATGGCGATGCCGAGCCCCAGCGCGGTGGTCAACAACGCCAGCGCGATACCGCCGGCGAGTTCTTCGGCTTTGCCCATGGCACTGCTGTTGGCGATATCGTTGAAGGCCAGGATCATACCGATGACGGTTCCCAAAAGACCCATCAGCGGGGCGACCGTTGCGACACCATTGATGACACGCAGATGTTTGCGCAGTTGAGAGAGCTGTCGTTCGCCGCCATCGATGATGGCCTGTTCGACTTCGACGCTGGGTTTCCCCCACTTGCGAATGCCGTGCGCAAAAACCGAGGCGATCGGACTGGGGTTTTCGTCACACAGTTTCAACGCAGACCGGGAATTGAGTTTACCGTCTTTAAGCAGTTTCAGAAACCGCGTGACGAAATGCCGGGGGATCACACGACCGGACCTGAGGATCACCAGTCGTTCAATGATGAACCACATGGAGATAATGGAAGCAATCACAAAGGGCAGCAGAAAGTATTTCAGCTCTTCGATGATTTCCTGGGGGGTGAAAGGAATCTTGGTTCCCCGTTCCATCTGCTCTAAGGCTTCCGGGAGGGGGCCGTTGGGATCTTTGACTTCGACCAGCTCTCCATTCACCGATTCCACAACCTTAGGCAGCCGTTCCTGCGCGGGACTGCTGTCGGGAGTCAGTATCAGCCAGAGTCCACAGATGACAAGCAACTTTACCAGGAACCGGAGTTGCGTACCGCGCTGTAGGTCGGCAGAGGAACCTGTTGAGTATTGCTGGTTACTGTTTAATTTGATCATGAGTACTGCGTGTCATTCTCGTGTATCTGTTAATGAGCAACAGGTGATCTGTCGAACTTGCTGGAAGCTGATCAGCGAATTGAGAAGCTCTGTTGCCCTGGAAATTCTGAGCATCCATGGCGGACTGAGCTCAGGATGGAGTCTAGTTTACGTCAGACGGAGATTCCCGTCGAGTCTGGAATGGCAATTCCGCGCTGTCCGGGACAGGCTGTGAAGTATGGAGATCAAGTCAGCCGATTAATTTTTGCTGATCCGGGCTGTAACCGCTTTCAGTCGTTCTTTAGCCTGGGGGACCAGTTCGTGCTCCGGAAAACGCTTCAAATAATCTTGATATGTTTTCTGGGCTTGAGGCCATTCGTTCAGGGCTTCGTGGCACATGGCCGCCTGATACAGCGCGGGGGCCTGCCATTCGGGGAATTTATACTGGATGTCCACCTGCAGATAGGCCAGCAGGGCTTCCTTGAATTTTTCCTGGATCATCAGGGTTTCTGCCAGCAGGAACTGGCATTTGGCGGCTGTGGCTGTACGTCGACCGTGTTCAGAGTCGATGATCTGCTGGAAGACCTTGCGGGCTTCGTCAAATTTGGCCTGGTTCTTCAGGCTTCTGCCCAGAACTTCTTCTGCCTGGTACAGAAACGGACTGTCCGGGTCCCAGGTGCGGAAGCGGTCGACAGTTTCTGCGACTTCTTTGTATTTTTTCTGGCGAAAGTACGTTTCCGCCAACAGTACCCAGACGCGGGGGTACCAGGGTTCCTGGCTGAGTGTTTCCAATCTGTCTTTTGCCGCCAGTTTTAATAATGCTGCCTGTGCGATCTCCACCTGATTCTGATACAGGGCGGCTTCGGCTTCATGGAACTGGGCAAACGCCGCGTATTCATTTTCAGGAAAGCGTTTCAGTAACTCTTTCGAGAATTTGTCGACCAGTTCCCATTTCTGGAGTTCGAGGTTGATTTCGATGAGGCGATACAGGGAGACCTGTTGTACTTTTTTATCTGATTTGGGGTCGCTCTGCAGTTCAGTGAATGCTTTGGCGGCGGGTTCCAGTTTCCCGGCGATCAGATCGCTTTCTGCGAGACTCAGACGGGCATTATCGGCCAGTTCACTGTCGGGTGTTTCTGTTATCAGTCTGCGAAAGATTTCGTCCGACTTCGCAAACTGTTCTGCTTCGTAATTGATCAGCGCCCATTCGTCCAGAATCTTATCAAGATTGTCGACCTTGGGGAATTTCTGCAGGAGCGCTTCATAAGCCAGGTTGACCTCATCAATTTTTTTCAGTTGAAACAACGTGCGAGCGGCCTGCAGTCCCGAAAGCATAGCGTAACGGGAAGGGGCGAACTGCTGAAGTACTTTCTGGTAGACGTCGACGGCAGCATCGAGCTGTTTATTGTTTTCCAGGCTGCGTCCCTGCATATAGGCGGCTTCAGCAGTGAGCGGACTTTCCGGGAATTTCTGGACGAACTGCTGGAAGTGTTCCGCCGCGGCTGCATTTTCTGCGAGTTGAAATTCACTCCAGGCTAACCCGGACAGACCGGCAGGAAATTCGGGTGACTCCGAACCGAGTTTCACGATCTCGTTAAAAAATGTTTTGGCGCGTGCCCACTGTTTCTGTTCATAATTGCGTTCCGCCAGCTGGCGATAGGTCTGGAGCAGGAGATCCCCTGCGGGTTTGCGGTCCTGCAACTGTTTGAGATATTGATCGACTTCCTGCTGCTTGTTGTTTTTGGAAGTGAGGATGATCAGGTTCGCCAGGATCTGATTGAAGCGGACTTCGTTGGGGAACTGCTTCAGATACTCTTTCGAGAGGGACTCGGCTTCGGCATATTTCTGTTGAGAATTAAAGTTGTTGCTCTGTAGTACCAGGGCGTCTGCATATTCGCTGGATGTTTTGACCGCTTTGGGGTCTTTGAGATAGGGGTCCAGAACCTCGATGGATTTGTCGTACTGTTTGAGTTTCTGGTAAGTGCGTGCCAGGTAGAGCCGTGCGAGTAGTTGTGTGTTCTCCAGCTTGGACTCATTGAGCACGTTCTGAAAATGAGTCGCCGCTGTCGCCAGGTCTTCGGGTTTGCCTTTCGCATCCAGGATACGCCCTTTGAGCAGTTCCTGATGCAGACGTAATCCACTCTGGGGAAATGTTTTTTCAAACTGGGCGGAAAGCTGTTCGGCTTCTGCCAGTTCGTCTGTCAGCAATGCTGCTTCAATGGCAAAATGCAGGCTGTCGTCTGCCAGTTCACTCTTGGGAAACTGTTTGACGACTTCCAGGAACAATGCCTTGGCTGCGGCGGGTTTACCGGAACGTAGCAGGGCGTCGGCCAGCTGATAGGTGGTTGACTCTTTCTGTTGGGGACTGGGTTTTGATTTGAGTGCCAGTTCAAACGCAGTGATGGCAGCGGGCAGCTGTTGTTCGCCTTTGAGACTGACTCCCTTCCAGTATAATGCGTTCGCTGCATGCTTGGGGTCTTTGGTGACCAGGTCAAACTGCTGGATCGCTTTGGCATATTGCTTGAGATCGTAATAGGCGTAGCCAGCATTGAGTCGAGCTGTGATTCCCAGTGGGCTTTCGGGAAATTTCTCAGGAAGTTCCAGGAAGGCATCGGCGGCGGACTGATATTGTCCGCGGTCGAACAGGGAAGTCGCGAGTGACATCTGGGCGTCGCTGCCGCGTGAGTGATTTTTCTGGCCGGCGATTGCTTTGAATCGTTTTTCCGCTTCGTCACTCTGCTTGTTGCGGAGGTAGGAAGAGGCCAGTCCAAACTGTGCGTCTTCGGCCATCGCTCCTTTGGGGTGACGTTCGAGAGATCGCTGAAAACTTTTAATCGCCAGGTCCGCTTTGCCGCGACGCAGCAGGACATCACCAAAGTAGGGATAAGCCCATTCTTCCAGCGCATGATTGGGATAGAGCTTGAGGAATTCCGTAAACTCTTTTTCGGCGGCGTCCAGATCGTCGAGCAGATAACTGCATTCGGCAATTCGGTAGAGGGCATCAGGCAGGTTATTGTTTTGCGGATGTTGTTTGACGAACTCCCTGAGGATCGTCCGGGCTTCCTGGTATTTCTGTTGATTGACGAGTGTCAGGCCCAGGTAAAATTTCGCCAGGGGAACGCTGGCATCCGTGGGGTAATCCTTCAGGTACTTCTGAAACCTTTCGGTAGCGAGTTCCCAGCGATTCTGTTTGTACAGGCCGATGGCCAGCTGGAATTCATCAGAGGCTTTATCGGCGTGTACCAATGGGAGCGGCAGGAGCGACAGCAGAAGCAGGATCAGGCAGAATCGAGGCGCACGTTGATTGAAGTTGAGTGAGTTCCGGGTACGAGAATTCATCATATTAATAGTCGTCAGTTTATTTTAAATGGGAAATTGAACACTTGCCCCCATTATCGTGGGTTTTCGGGCAGAGGCAAGCGGCGTTCGGCAAAACTGCAGTGGTCCGCATGAAAAGTCGGCTGTTTTGAGGGTGAATGTGCCGTTCCGCAATCAATATAAACAGCAGGCCAGCAGGAGGTTGGAGTGACCTGCTGGCCCGGATGTGCGCCTGTGAATGTGATGTGCGGCTTAACTGCCTTGAAAATGCTGGTCGGCGAAGTTCAGGTACTGCTGCCAGTCGAAATCAGTCACATCGTGTTTGCCGGTGCGGATGTGATAACCCATCTGTTTCTGCACAGGTTTGTTGACGCCTGGCATGTCCTCTGCGCCGAAGCCGGTTGTTCCCAGCAGTTTGTAAACCGGTTCCGCATATTTCACCGAGAGGAATTCCCCCTTCGGGTCGGCCCATTGGTCGTCCTCGGCACTGGCGACATACACGGGCCGCGGCGCGATTAAAGAGATCAGCATGTGTTGATCGACGGGCAGATCGTTTTCCTTGTCGATATATTTATTGAAATTATCACAGAACCAGTGCGGGAAGGCGTTGTTGATGACGTGCAGTGTTTCACCAAAGCGACGTCGACTGAGAGCCGCTCCGCCACAACCCGAGTCGTTCGAAATGACGAGGGCAAAACGCGGGTCCGTTGCGCCTGCCCAGAGGGACGTTTTCCCCAGCCGGGAGTGACCGATCACCGCGACTTTGCTGGCGTCGATCTGCTTGTCGGTTTCGAGGTAGTCCAGGGCACAGCTCAAGCCCCAGGCCCAGGCAGAGATCGTGCCCCATTCATCGGGCGCGGGTTTCTGTTTGGAATTAAATAGCGCGTGAACGCCGTTCTTGAAACCATCGTCGTAATCGGGATCAATGTCGCCACAGTAGATGGCGACCAGTCCGTAACCACGATCAATGATGGTTTCAATGGGCCAGCGTGACGAAGATTTGCCCCGCGAGTCTTCAGTCGCTTTGTGATCGACAATGCCTTTTTCTTTGCTGGCCCGCATCCAGTTGCCGTTGATTTGGACGTCTGTTTCATCGGTGATAGTGTGATTGCCGTAAAAGTTGAGGCCCATAAAGACGGGAACCGGTTTGGTGGCTTTGGCCGGCAGATAGATCAAGAGGTCCATCCGCGGCCCTGCTTTTTTGCCGGAGAAATAGACCGAGACTTCTTTGCGAATCGCTTTGCCGCCCAGGGCATCGTTTTTTACCGATGTCACTTCGAACAACATGTTCTCGGGGCGTGCAGGACTTTTGCCGTAGACTTCGGTCTCGAACAGTTCCAGAATTTCCGGGCGGCGGACTTTGTTCCATTCCTCGGCGGAATCCACTTTTTTGCCAGCTTGTGTGACGAGCGGATCGGGGAGTTTGAATTCCGGGACCTGGCTCTCATCGTAATTGGGTTTGGGGCGTTGTGCGTGTGCAGCGGGAGTCAGCAGCAGTGTAAGGCTGAGCAGGAACAACAGACGTTTCATGGTGAGACGGACCTTTATGTTCTGGTGGGATTAATCGTGTGAATTCCAATGTTACTATTCTCAATCGTGGCCGTTTTCGCAACGATAGGCAATATGAAACTGTGGTTGGATGATGAAAGATACAAAATATTATGAACCACGAAAGACACGAAAAGCACGAAAAATTCTGTACTCGGTTTATGTGAGAGGGTAAGATCGACCGCGGTATGCATTGAAAGTGGTCAGCAGTTCATGGGGGGTGAACAGGATGAATGCAGAAAAACGAGAACAGTTACTGCTGAAGCTTCCCTTTGATCTAGAGGCGGCTGTTTCAGCTCAGGAAGCATGGGCACGGCGATGTCGCGTTCCACTGCGCATGACAGATTCCCTGGGAGTGGAATCTATTTTAGTTCCGCCGGGCGAATTTCGATGTGGCGCAACTAAAGAGGTTAACCAGGAATTAGAACGTCAGGGGTTTTCAAAAATCGATGAGCCGATTTTTGATTGTATTTTGACGAAGCCCATGTATGTCGGGATCCATCGCATTACCCAGAACCAGTATTGGAAATTGATGGGGATCAATCCGAGTGCTTATGCCGCATCAGGGTATCTGGCTTCGCATGTTGAGGGGCTTGATACGTGGCAGTTTCCGGTTGAAGGTGTCAGCTGGTATGATTGCATCGAGGCGTGTAACAATATGAGCGAACGCGAAGGGCTGCCTGCCTACTATCGATTTGGCGAATTCATGTTACGTGAATCGAGTGGGGCTATTTCTGATGCTGAAGTGGAAATCATCGGAGGCACAGGCTACCGATTACTGACCAGTGCAGAATGGGAATGGGTGGCCCGGGCGGGAACATCGACAGTTTATTTCTATGGAAATGAAGAGCGTCGGCCCGACTGGAAAGTCGATATAGGGCGTCCCTGGCCGGTAGGAGTTGAGGCAGCGAATAATTTCGGCATCTATGACCTGGATATGTTTCGCAACGAGTGGGTATTTGATGCTTATTCTTATGAAGATCAAGTTGAAGGGCCATTGATAGATCCTGTCGATTTAGAAAACGAGGATAACGAGCGGGTAGCGCGCGGGCATGACAGTTTTCATCGAAGTATGGAAATCGCTGGGGCTGCTGAATCACGCAACTTTCGGTTCTGCCGGACGATTGAAGTGGAGGCGGTACGACGCGATGACTGAGGGGAATAAGCTTTGTCTGGTTGAACTATGAAATACTCGAAAGACGCGAAAATTTCTATTTGAGCAGATCATTTTAACCCGAGGTTGTCGCGAGACAACAGGAGGTTGCGGAGTTCGCGTTCTGTTGTGGTTGCGCGAATCTCACTTCCTGAAGCGATAGAGGTTGGTGGCTTTACTCTGAACGGACCGATTTCACTGGGACCTCCTGTTCGCTGTGCTCACCCCGGATTGCATCCGGGGTTACCCACTTTTTCTTTCACGTTAGCCGCGGTTCGGACATATCTCGGTAAAAGAACCGGAGCTATAACGCTCTGCGGCTAATCTGAGATTTTCTAGAGTGAATAGTGATATCACCTTTTAATCTTTCAGTGGTTCGGGATATTCATCTACGGGAGTGGGGCACCTCTTTTATAATGTGATGTGAAACGGGTAGGGGACATTGGCGCCAGCACTGTGAGCAAGCCAACTGAGGCACCCGGTGATTGATATTGCTACCACGAAAAGCACGAAATGACACGAAAGGGGAGGAGTGATGGTTGGGGTTTTGGAATCGGGTTTCATTTCATGTTCGAGGAAAATCTTAGGGAAGGGCGTGGGGAGGTCAAGGGAGATGAACGATCTAATGTGGCGATATCTGTCGATACGGGCACGATATCTGGCGGTGCTGAGGTGGTGCCGGGACGAAGGGCTGCGAAGTGCGGCGACCCGCAGGCATACTTTCGGAACTGGTGCTGATGTGGCAAGTGAATATCTGGAAAAATCAGGCTGTTTTGCAGTGAAGAACGCGAACAAGTGGTGCGTGTTTCAGTGCACTGTAAACTGGGCACGCGCGCGACACAGTTTAGCGTTTATCGCTCGTGGCGCGCAGCGGTCAAGTTCATTTTATGCAGCGGGAGTGCGGGAATGTGCAGCAGCAGGTGGGGGAAGTTCAGTCCTGCAGGCGAATGCTGACGCTGGTGGAAGCGGGAACGCGGACAGGTCAAGGATCGCAGGTAAGATCAGCCGCGGTTCCTGCAGATCCGAATATTTCAAAAGATGTGAATCAGGCTGTTACTCGCCGAAGTGTTGTTTGAGGAAGTCGAGGCTTTTGTTGTTGGACCAGCGGTGGCCACCCTGAAAGAAGTCGGCGTCGATGTTTTCTTCGGCATCCAGAACCTGGTAGACCTGTTGCAGCTTTTCATATCCCTCGCGGGCGGCTGCGATGGGGAAGATTTTGTCGTCGATGCCGTTGATGAGCAGGACCGGGCGGGGGGCGTGCAAAGCGACGACGTCGGACATTTCGCCGAACCGCATCATCTCGGGCATGCACTGGCAGAGGCAATGTGGCATTGAATAATAGGAGGCACGGTAGGTTGAAAAGGCACCAGCGATCATGGTGAGTTTGACACGCTCGTCGAGGATGGGCAGATACATGGCGGTCGCGCCGCCACCTGACAAGCCGGCGGCAGCGATGCGGTCCGGGTCGACCTGGTCCTGGGTCTGCAGGAAGTCGATGACGCGCATGGCGTCCCAGCTGCGCTGGCCCTGGGGGGTACTGCCGATGAGGAGGGCGTTCATGGTCATCTGCAGGCAACTGCGTTTGGTGTGCGAGACGCCGCGATCCTGGTCGCCGGCGGTTTCGTTCCAGCCCCGCATGACGATGGCGGCGGTGATGTAGCCGTGCTTCGCGAAGTAGACGGCGTAATCGAGTTCGCTCTGACGGGTCTTTTCTTTGTCGGCCTTGGTTTTGCCTTCATCGATGTAGGGGATGATGCCGCTGTGTCCGTGCATGCAGACAATCGCGGGGACTTTTTTCTTTAACTGGTGAGGGACGAAATAATAGACGGGAGCCCAATAGGCGGCTTCGGTGCGGATAAAAACTTTGTGGCGGGTGAAGGTATCGAACTCTTTCTTTTCGGCCCACTTGACTTCCAGGGGGACCGGTTCAGGCATTTTGCCCAGGATGCGGGTGACGGTCGGATGAAACTGTTTTCGCCAGGCTTCGTGCTCGGCTTGGTTGGTGGCCTGCCAGGCCTGCAGCGGTTCCATTGTGTCGGCAAGCTGTTGATAGCTCTCGGTGACGGTGAATGGTTTCTCGGCGGGATCACGATCTGCTGCGTTTGTCGGGGTGAGGAAGAGGCAGGAGAGCAGGGCGGTGAGCAGGCTGCGGGTGAGAGCAGTGAAATTGTGCATGAGGATTGGCCGTCATTCAAGAACAGGAGTGTGAGTGATGGATTGTGTTATTCTATTACAGGCGAAACTCGAAGGAAGATCAAGGGGGAGAATGTGAGCGAGACTGATCTGGGACTTTTATGAACCACGAAAAACACGAAAGTTATGTGTACGCAGTTGATGTCAGGGAATAAGATGAAGGGAGTTGGCATTCTCTGTTTTTAAGTATTGATCCTGCGTGAAGCACCGGTAGCTGAAATGATCTCATCCGACAAAAGATCAAGGTTCAGGGAAAAGATACTCATTCTCGGGAATACGATGGCGATTCTGTTGATTTTGGGAATCTTCTATTTCCTCTGTATCCATGGTTTCCTGTTTGCGAATGCGGCCAATACGGAGCTGCTGGCGATCTATGAGGTCGCTGAAGTGGGAGGCTCTTTACATGATCTGGATGAGAAAGTCGCGACATTGCCTCAATCGTGGATTACGGCTTCTCCATCTCAGGATTCAAGAATCTTTTCGGCCCCATTGCAATTTGGTGCTTCAGAATGGATCCTGAGAATCAAGGCTGAAGACGGTCTGATTACGTGTGTCAGAATTCATACGTCGGACTCGATTCGCTATCATCCGCAGGCAGCACCTCCTGACAAGGGAAGTTGTTCATTAGAGTCATATTGAAGTCTTTGTCCGTTAGCCACCGGACAGAGACTGGACAGCTTTGTCTGAGTGGCGAGGGAAACGGGCGGGAAAACACATTTATTTACCGGTATCTCGTAATTCTTGTATATAATCGTTAATATAAGTTTCCGTCACTGAATATTAACTCGCCGGCGCTGTGGGGCGCCTTGGATATAACGACATGAAAAATCTGTCCCAAGCAGAAGAGATTGATGAAATCCGTACGCTGGTTCGCAAGAGCGGCTTACGGAGTACGGCTGCCCGGATCACGGTGATCCAGTTTTTGCGGCAGGCGACTTCACCTCTGACGCATGCTGAGATTGCCGAAGAGCTGACGCCGATGGGCTTCGATAAAGCCACCGTGTACCGCAACCTGATCGATCTGGCGGAAGCGGGACTGGTCAAGCGAACCGAACTGGGGGATCATGCCTGGCGGTTCGAACTGCGGAACCCCGATGAACCGGAAGACGCCGAGCATCCGCATTTTGTCTGCACCGAATGTGGCAGTGTTTCCTGCCTGCACGATGTCGAATTCAAGACACCGAAAAACAAGCAGTGGGCAGCGGTGGGCAAGGTGACCGAAATTTTACTCAAAGGCATCTGCAGCGAATGCGACGAAGAATAAGTCGCTTCACTCAGTGAGAATGTGAATGACCGTGTTCCGTTTCGGTCGCTTCCGGTCCGTGTGAATGGCCGCCATGCTCGTGTGCGTGTTCCGGCTCGAGGAAGCCGATGCCATATGCGAGGGCGATGCCCAGCAGCAGTACAAAGGAGAGCCGGAAGCGGTTATGCGAATGGAACTCCATTTCGGGCAGCAGGTCTCCCAGCGAGATACAGAGGAAGACGCCTGCGGAAAAAGCGAGGGCACAACCGATAATGATGTGCTGGTTTTCTGAAAACTGCTGCACTCCCAGAAAAAACAGAAGGGCTCCCAGCGGGCACATCAGCGAGAAGCCGATATTCACCGCGTTCCTCCAGCCTGCCGACCAGCCACTGGCGGCCATCAGTGAGGTAATGGAAACGGCGTCTAACGGTTTGTGTAAGGCGATCGCCAGAAAGGTTCCCAGCCCGAACAGGGAGAGGAAGACTTCGTGATGCTGCTCAGCAACGATGCTGGCACCGAGCGCCAGTCCGTCAATCAGGGTATGCAATGCCAGGCCGAAGGCAATGCCGACCCAGCTCAGATGATGCGAGTGCGCGTGCGTATGAGAATGCACGGGAGCATGCGCGTGATGATGGTCACAATCATGATCGTGGTCGTGTGTGTGACCCTCTTCTTCCTCCAGTTCGACGGTTCCATGCTGATGAAAATGAAAGGTACGCAACAGGAAGAACAGGGTGATCACTCCTGCCATCATCCACCAGACGGCCCGGTCGATCGATCCCATTTCGGCGACAGCATGCGGCAGCAGATGAAAGACGCCGATTCCCAGCATGAGTCCGCCGACAAAGCTGATCAGAGTTTCCATGCGGGTGTGTGTTAAACGGACCAGGGAAGGCAACCAGCCCCCCAGTAATGAAGAACCGACGATGACGACACAGTAAATACCCAACAGGGTGTAGGACCATGAGTTGTCAACGGGCCTGGTTACATCTGTTTTTGCGACAGCGGTTTTCTGAATTTCGTTCTCGGTGTGGACATGCTCATGTTCCGCCGCCATGGTGGGATGCGTGAGAAAGAAACCAGGAGTGATCAGAAAGACGAGCAGCGGAATCGTTAATAACAGGAGCGTGATTCTCACGTCGTTTTTAAAAGGTGAAAGCGGTTTCATCGAGTTAAAAAGCCACCTGTGATTGTCACTGTAAGCAGAAGAGGATGTCGGGATGCTCACTACATCGACACTCTTAGATTGTAATAGCAAACTAATTGCGATTGAATTTAGCTTTTCTCACAGATCAGTACAAGACTCCCCGGAATTCTTATCCCGGAAGATTCTGAACTTTTGAACTCTGATTATGATTTCAAGTTGTAAATATAAATAAAATAGATGCTTAGGCCCTGATGTTACTGGTGAAATCCGCTATCGGAAGGGGGTGAAAGGATTTCGAGATGTATTGGCTGGCGACTCGAATGAAGAGTCGAAGTTTGTCAGACTCAGGCAGAGGGCTTCTTTCACCTGATCCAGATAGATTCAATTAAGTACAGTCTCTACGGTGTTTTATTGCGTTAATTTGTTCCGATTAGGTGGCCTGTTCCGTGGGGGCATGCTGTGAGTTTGAATGTGAAGGATCTTCACCCTTTCTTAATATTTGCTTCAGATTTGATCCGCCGATAAGCCTGTTAAGGATCAGATTGTTTCTGCAGAGTTGCTGAGACATTGATAAAACCGAAAGCAGCCCGAAACGGATTCCGGGCCAATCACATCAGGGATGAAAATGCGCACATTTATCAAAACGGCAGGAATTCTCCTGCTGCTGGGAACGATGTTCCGCCCGCCAATCGTTCTGGCAGAAGACACGAAAATCAATTCCGAGCAACTCGAGCGACTTTTAAACCGACTGGAACAGGCAGAAAAGCGGATCCAGGAACTGGAAGAAACAAAACCAGTCACGCCGCCTGCTACTCCTCAACCTGTTCCGTCACTGCCCCCCAAGCTGGAGCGTGCAGCGGGTGGGCTGGATGATTCCGACGAGATGCTGATCAACAATTACACGGATGACTCAGGCTCTCCTGCCTTCGAGACCCGATTGTCGACACTGGAAGAGGACTGGAAAAAATTCTCCGAGTCCGAGCAGGAAAAAAAGGCAAAAGACGCATCTAAAGCGACGACCCTGAAGGTCTTCGGGCGTATCCATCTGG is from Gimesia maris and encodes:
- a CDS encoding formylglycine-generating enzyme family protein; amino-acid sequence: MNAEKREQLLLKLPFDLEAAVSAQEAWARRCRVPLRMTDSLGVESILVPPGEFRCGATKEVNQELERQGFSKIDEPIFDCILTKPMYVGIHRITQNQYWKLMGINPSAYAASGYLASHVEGLDTWQFPVEGVSWYDCIEACNNMSEREGLPAYYRFGEFMLRESSGAISDAEVEIIGGTGYRLLTSAEWEWVARAGTSTVYFYGNEERRPDWKVDIGRPWPVGVEAANNFGIYDLDMFRNEWVFDAYSYEDQVEGPLIDPVDLENEDNERVARGHDSFHRSMEIAGAAESRNFRFCRTIEVEAVRRDD
- a CDS encoding alpha/beta hydrolase family protein translates to MHNFTALTRSLLTALLSCLFLTPTNAADRDPAEKPFTVTESYQQLADTMEPLQAWQATNQAEHEAWRKQFHPTVTRILGKMPEPVPLEVKWAEKKEFDTFTRHKVFIRTEAAYWAPVYYFVPHQLKKKVPAIVCMHGHSGIIPYIDEGKTKADKEKTRQSELDYAVYFAKHGYITAAIVMRGWNETAGDQDRGVSHTKRSCLQMTMNALLIGSTPQGQRSWDAMRVIDFLQTQDQVDPDRIAAAGLSGGGATAMYLPILDERVKLTMIAGAFSTYRASYYSMPHCLCQCMPEMMRFGEMSDVVALHAPRPVLLINGIDDKIFPIAAAREGYEKLQQVYQVLDAEENIDADFFQGGHRWSNNKSLDFLKQHFGE
- a CDS encoding Fur family transcriptional regulator is translated as MKNLSQAEEIDEIRTLVRKSGLRSTAARITVIQFLRQATSPLTHAEIAEELTPMGFDKATVYRNLIDLAEAGLVKRTELGDHAWRFELRNPDEPEDAEHPHFVCTECGSVSCLHDVEFKTPKNKQWAAVGKVTEILLKGICSECDEE
- a CDS encoding ZIP family metal transporter: MKPLSPFKNDVRITLLLLTIPLLVFLITPGFFLTHPTMAAEHEHVHTENEIQKTAVAKTDVTRPVDNSWSYTLLGIYCVVIVGSSLLGGWLPSLVRLTHTRMETLISFVGGLMLGIGVFHLLPHAVAEMGSIDRAVWWMMAGVITLFFLLRTFHFHQHGTVELEEEEGHTHDHDHDCDHHHAHAPVHSHTHAHSHHLSWVGIAFGLALHTLIDGLALGASIVAEQHHEVFLSLFGLGTFLAIALHKPLDAVSITSLMAASGWSAGWRNAVNIGFSLMCPLGALLFFLGVQQFSENQHIIIGCALAFSAGVFLCISLGDLLPEMEFHSHNRFRLSFVLLLGIALAYGIGFLEPEHAHEHGGHSHGPEATETEHGHSHSH